From the Salipiger sp. CCB-MM3 genome, the window CGGCACCAGACGGATGAACTTGCCCCAATGCAGCGCCCCGGCGATGATCTGCAGGATGCCCATCAGCACCACGGTGGCAAACAGATATTCGATGCCGTGATCGGCGACCAGCGCCACCATGACCACAGCAAGCGCCCCGGTGGCCCCCGAGATCATCCCCGGACGGCCCCCGAGCACTGCGGTGATCAGACCGACGAGGAAGGCGGCATAAAGGCCGACCAGCGGGTGCACCCCGGCGACGAAGGCAAAGGCCACCGCCTCGGGCACCAGCGCCAGCGCCACCGTCAGCCCCGACAGCACATCGGTGCGGATCTGGGCGGGGGTGAGCCGAGTGGTTGGCGAGAGGCTCAGGTCGGGTTTCGAAATGCGGCTGGCGTATCGCGCCAGGAGGGCTTTGGCCATGGAGAGCTATCCGTTCAAACTGTTGCGCGCGGCCTTGCCCATAAGGCACCTCGGCGCATTTCGCCACCCGCGCGCGCGATTTTTCACCAGATGAACGAGGGATGATGCGGATGCGCCAGCGGATCTCGCGCCTCGCGCGAGTGTGAGCCCGTCAAACGGGCAATCCTCGGCCCGCGCCACATGTTGCCCCCACAGGGAGGTCACGTTGCGTCAAGGAGTATCCCGTGAACGAAACCCTCCTTCTGGTCATCGCCGCGCTGATCGTCGGCCTGTCGAAAGGCGGGCTGGCCTCTGCCGCCGCCATCGCGGTGCCGATGCTGGCGCTCTTCATGAGCCCGGTGAAGGCGGCGGCGACGCTGCTGCCGGTCTATATCGTCACCGACTGGATCGGCGTCTGGCTCTATCGGCACAATTACTCCAAGCGCAACCTCGCCATCCTGACCCCGTCGATCGTCCTCGGCGTCGGCATCGCGACGCTCATCACCCCCTACACGCCCGAAAGCGTGCTGCTGCTCTTCACCGGCGCGATCGGCCTTTGGTACTGCCTGCGCACATGGTTCGCGCGCGGCAGCGGCGAAAAGGCCGAGCCCCGCGTCGCCCCCGGCGTGTTCTGGGGCGCCACCACCGGCATCGCCAGTTTCATCACCCACAGCGGCGCGCCGCCCGCGCAGGCCTATCTGTTGCCGCAGCAGCTTCCGAAGCTGCAGTTCGCCGGGACTATCGCCATCTCCTTCGCCGTGGGCAATCTGGTGAAACTGCCGGCCTATTACGCCATCGGCCAGCTTGACGGGCTGAACTGGGGGCTGATCGCCGGGCTGGCGGTGGCGGGGATCATTGGCACCATAGCGGGCCGCAAGCTCACCGCATGGCTGCCCGAGGCGCTCTATATGCGGATCATTCAGGGCTTTCTCTTTCTGCTCTCAGTGATCCTGCTGTTCCGCGGCGCGCGCGAACTCATCGCCTGAGCCGAGCCCCCTTTTCTTCCGCGCGCCGCCAAGGCAGGCTGCGCCCGAAAGGAGAGCAGGCATGACGCAGACGATGATCGGAGTGATCGGCGGCTCGGGGGTCTATGACCTCGACGCATTGGAAGACCGCGCGTGGGTCACCGTCGAGACGCCTTGGGGCGCGCCGTCGGATCAGGTGCTGACCGGCACGCTGGCGGGCGTGAAGATGGCGTTCCTGCCGCGGCACGGACGTGGCCACCGTCTGTCGCCCTCCAGCGTGCCCTATCGCGCCAATATCGACGCGCTGAAGCGGCTCGGGGTGACCGATGTGATCTCGGTCTCCGCCTGCGGCTCGTTCCGCGAGGAGATGGCGCCGGGCGATTTCGTCATCGTCGATCAGTTCATCGACCGGACCTTCGCGCGGGACAAAAGCTTTTTCGGCAGCGGCTGCGTGGCGCATGTCTCGCTGGCCCATCCCACCTGCGCGCGGCTCGGCGCCCATGTGCTGGCCGCCGCCATCGACGCCGGGATCACCGTGCATGACGGCGGCACCTATCTGGCGATGGAAGGGCCGCAGTTCTCCACGCTGGCGGAGTCGCGGATGTACCGCACGCAATGGGGCGCGGATGTCATCGGCATGACGAATATGCCCGAGGCCAAGCTCGCCCGCGAGGCCGAGCTTTGCTATGCCTCGGTCGCCATGGTCACCGACTATGATTGCTGGCACGAAGAACACGGCGCGGTGCAGGTCTCGGACATCGTCAAAGTGCTGCATGGCAACGCCGAAAAGGCGCGCGCGCTGGTCTCGCGCCTGCCCGCGCTGCTGGGCACCGAGCGCGCGCCCTGCCCGCATGGCTGCGACCGGGCGCTCGAGCATGCGCTGATCACCGCCCCGGATGCGCGCGATCCGGCGGTGCTGGCAAAGCTCGACGCGGTGGCGGGGAGGCTGCTGTGAGCTTTGATCTCTGGCTGACCTTCGTCGCGGCCTCGACCGCGCTGCTGCTCATCCCCGGCCCGACGGTGCTGCTGGTGCTCAGCTACGCGCTCTCCAAGGGACGGTCGGTCGCGCTGGCCTCGGCGGCGGGCGTGGCGCTGGGGGATTTCACCGCCATGTCGCTGTCGCTGGCGGGGCTTGGCGCGCTGGTGCTGACCTCGGCCATGCTCTTCACCGCGCTGAAATGGCTCGGCGCCGCCTATCTGGTCTGGCTCGGGATCAAGCTGCTGCGCTCCGCCCCCGGCGCCGGGCTGCGCCTGCCGCACACCGAGATCACCGCCCGCGGCGTATTCCGCCATGCCGCCGCGGTGACCGCGCTCAACCCCAAGAGCATCGCCTTCTTCATCGCCTTCGTGCCGCAGTTCGTCGACCCGGGCGCGGCGCTTTTGCCGCAGTTTGCTTTGCTGATCAGCACCTTCGTGACACTTGCCGCGCTGAATGTGCTGGCCTATGCCCTCGCGGCGGACCGGCTGCGCCGGATGATCGACCGCCCCGCCGTGCTTGCATGGATCACCCGCTCCGGTGGCGCGGCGCTGATCGCCATGGGAGTGCTCACCGCAACGCTGCGCCGCGCCGCCTAAGGCCCGACAGGAACCGACGACCGATGAAACCGCCCAAGAGCATCCCCGACTATATCCGCACCATCCCCGATTACCCGCATGCGGGCATCCTGTTCCGCGACGTGACGCCGCTCTGCGCCGACCCGCAGGGGTTCCGCCTCGCGGTGGACCAGCTTGCGCTGCCCTTCACCGGGCAGAAATACGACAAGGTGCTGGGCCCGGAAGCGCGCGGCTTCCTGCTCGGCGGCGCGGTGGCGCATCAGCTTTCGGTGGGCTTTGCCGCGCTGCGCAAGGCGGGCAAGCTGCCGCCGCCGGTGATCTCGCAAAGCTACGCACTGGAGTATGGCGAGGCGACGGTCGAACTCTCCGAGCATGCGATCACCCCGGGCGATCAGGTGCTGCTGGTCGATGATCTCATCGCCACCGGCGGCACCGCCGAAGCGGCGGTCTCGCTGGTCGAGCGGCTTGGCGGCAATGTCACCGCCGCCGCCTTCATCGTCGATCTGCCCGACCTCGGTGGCCGCAAGCGGCTCGAAGCGATGGGCGTGACGGTGCACACGCTCTGCGCCTATGAGGGTCTCTGAGCGCCTGCCCGCGCGCCTGGCCCGCGCGCTCGGGTCTTCTTCTCTTTAAAAATACGCCGGGGGTGAGCCGCACAGCGGCGAGGGGGCGGCGCCCCCTCTCTACACCCCTGCCGCCACCGACCGCTCCAGCGCCGGGTAGCGCAGCGCCAGCGTCAGCCCGCGCGCAAGGAAAGAGACCTGAAACGCCAGCCACAGACCGTGGTTGCCCATGGGGCCAAGGCTCAGCACCAGCACCGCGGCATAGATCAGCGTCGAGACCGCCATCATATTGCGCATGTCCCCGGCCCGTGTCGCGCCGATGAAGATGCCGTCGAACATGAAGGCCATGATCTGCAGCACCGGCGTCGCCACCATCCACGGCAGGAAGGCCAGCGCCATGCTGCGCACCTGCGGATCCACGGTCATCAGGCTGACGAGCGCGGGCCCGCCGACCCAGAACACCGCCGAGAGCAGCAGCGCAACGAGGCTGCACCAGATCGCCGCCAGTTGCGCGCCGCGGCGCAGCCGCGCCAGATCGCGCGCGCCGACTGCCTGCCCGACCAACGCCTCGGCGGCAAAGGCAAAGCCGTCGAGCGCATAGGTGGTGATCAGCAGGAACTGCATCAGCACCTGATTGGCCGCCAGCGTCACATCGCCAAAGCGTGCGCCGACGAACATGAACGAGACCATAATGCCCTGCAGCATCAGCGAGCGCAGCAGGATGTCGCCGTTGAGCGCCGCCATGTGACGCAAGCGCGCCGGATCGAAGACCCGCGCCCGATTGCGCCAGCCCGCGCCGAGAAACCCGTCGCGGCACAGCCAGATGCCAAGCGCCAGCCCGGTCCATTCGGCGGCGAAGGTGGCGATGGCCACGCCCTCCACTCCCATATGCGCCCAAAGCACCAGCGCCACGTCGAGCACCACATTGACGAGGTTCATGCCCAGTTGCAGCGCCAGCACCGCCCGCGTCCGCTCCTGCGCAATGAGCCAGCCGGTCAGCCCGTAGATCGCCACCGCGGCGGGGGCCGACCAGATGCGGATCTGCATATAGCTGCGCGCCATGGCTTCGACCTCTGCCGAGGCTGGCGACAGCGCGAAGGCGCCGCGGAAAATCAGCGCTTGCAGCGCGATCAGCAGGACCCCGCCCGCAAGGCCGATCAGCAGCGAGCGGGCCAGCAGCGCCGAGACCTCGCAGGCGTCATTCTCGCCCCGCGCCTGCGCGGTCAGCCCGACGGTGCCCATGCGCAGAAAGCCGAACACCCAATAGACCGACGACAGCACCACCGCGCCCACGGCGACGGCGGCGATCGGCTCGGGCTGCGGGATCTGCCCGACCACTGCCGTGTCCACCGCGCCGAGGATCGGCACGGTGATATTCGACAGCAGGATCGGCACGGCGATCTGCAGCACTCGGGAATGGCTCAGCGGGGGCGCCTTGGGCGTGGCTTCAGCGGTCATGATGGCGGATCGCTAGCACCTGCGCGCGGCGGGCGGAAGGGGCCATGACCGCGCAGAGCGAGCGCAGCTGAGGCCCCGGGCGCGATGCGCCCTCAGCCCTCGCTCAGCCCTCGTCCCACGGCATCAGGAAATGCCCGACCGCCTGCACGATGGGCCGGTCGCGGTTGTCCTGCCACGCTTCGGCGTGGACCGAGGCGTAGCGCCGCCCCGAGCGGGTGACCCGGGCGCGCGCATAGGCATCGCGCGGCAGACCGGGACGCAGGTAATCCGTGGTGAAATCGATGGTCTTGGGCAGGCGCGGCAGCCGCCCCTCTTCGAGATCGCCCAGATCGAGGCGCCCCGACTCGACATCGTCCCAAAGGCTCATCCAGCTCAGCGTGATGATTGAGGTCACCTCGAGAAAGGCCGAGGTCACCCCGCCGTGCAGCGCCGGAAGGTCGGGGTTGCCGATGAGCTTCTCATCGTAGTTGAGCACGCCGGTCAGTTCGTCGCCGCGACGGTCGAAGGTGATGCCGAGAAAATTCACATAGGGCACACCGCCCGCCAGCGCCCGCAGCGCGGTGTCGCGGCGCTGCTTGACCACCTGCACAGGTTCGGGACGGGACCGGCTCATGAGCGCGCCTCGCGCAGCTGCGGCACGGTGAAGGTGCCGGTGGCCATGGCGACCGGGTTCTCTTCGTCCTCGTCCAGCGCCAGCGCGCGCACAAAGGCGACCGAGCGGGTCACATGATGGCATTCGGCGCGCGCGGTGATCCCCTGCCCCGGCGTCGCGGCACGCAGATAGTCGATGCGCAGGCTGATCGTCGCCGTGGCGCCCGCAACCAGCGGATGCGCCATGACCGCGGCACCGCCGCAGGTGTCCATCAGGGTCGAGACCGCGCCGCCATGGATCACCCCGGTTTCGGGATCGCCCACGAGCTGCGCGTGAAACGGCATGTGGATCTCGGCGCGGCCCTCACCCAAAGCGGTGATCCTCAGCCCCAGCGCCCGCGCCTGCGGCAGACGCTGGATCAGCGCCTCAGACTGGGTCAGATCCTGGGCCAATTCCCGGACCGGTTCCGCGCCCGGCTCTTGCTTGGTGGACATGCCGAATTCCTTTCCGTCTTGCGTCTTTATGCGGCGGCGCGCCGCCCATCGCAAGGCGCCCCCTGCGTGGCCCCATGCGCGGCCCGTGCGCGGCTCATGTGCCGGGTGCCGCTGGCTGTCACCGGGTGCCATTGCCCTCGCCGCAGTGCCGCATTACCTTTCCGGTACGTCAGGAGGACCCATGAGCGAGACACCTCTCAGCTTCAAGGACATGTGCGCGCGCTTCGACGTGACGCCGCGAACCTTGCGCTATTACGAATACATCGAGTTGCTCAGCCCCGAGCGCGAGGGCCGCTCGCGCTGGTATGGCGCCCGCGAGATCGCCCGGATGACGCTGATCCTGCGCGGCCGCAAGTTCGGCTTCCAGCTCGAAGAGATCCGGCAATGGCTGCAGATGTACGAACGCGAGGGCACCGAGGCGCAAATGCGCACTTGGGTGGAGATGGCCGACCGGCAGTTAACCCAGCTTACAGAACAGCGCGCGCAGCTCGAAGAGGCCATCGACGAGCTCAAAGCGCTTCGGGATCTGACGGCCCGGCAACTCGGCGAATAACCCGAATCAGGTAAACAGCGCGATCTGAACCGCTTTGGCTGTTTCGCCCGATGACACATTCCGGGCTTCGCATGGCTGAATCCCCTCTCAACCAGAGAAAGAAAATTCCCGCTTCGGTCGCGTGACCTGTAAGGAAGTTACGTAAATCCAAAAATGACGCCGCGTCCCGGTCTCAAAAGGATAGGGGGCAGTTGTAGGATTGTCATGAAAGGCGCAGGTCACCCGTCATCTTGACGCGAAGTGAGGTAGAAGACCTGACATGAGTGACGACCAACTTTTGACCATCCGCGAAATGTGCGACCTCTTTGAGGTGACCCCGCGGACCCTGCGTTTCTACGAGCAGAAAGAGCTGCTCTTTCCCATCCGTGAGGGACAGAAACGTCTGTTTACCCGGCGCGACCGCGCCCGGCTCAAGCTGATCCTGCGCGGCAAGCGCTTTGGATTCAGCCTTGAGGAAATCCGCCAGCTTCTGGAGCTCTATGACAAGGGCGACCAGCAGCGCACGCAGATCGCGCGCAGCCACGAGATCGGTCAGCAACGTCTCGCCGACATGATCCGTCAGCGCGATGACCTGTCGATGGCGATCGAAGAGCTGAAAGAGCAACTCGCCTGGGGAGAGCGGATGCTCGGGGAAATGGAACAGCGCAAGGCCGGCTGATCCCGCAAGGATCACGGCAGGCCTTGGCGGACGGGAGGAGGAGACCCGATGCCAGGGACATATCAGGGCGCAACGCCCGCCATGACCGCCCCGGATGCGGATCCGCTATGCGTCGCTTGCGACGGGCCGCGGATCCACCGGGGCGGTTTTGTATTTGGCATAGTTTTGCGTCTGGCATAGCGGGCCGCTTGCCCACCGCCCGCGCCACGACCGCCCGTGAGCACCATCAAGCCGGAAACCCCAGTAAGCCGTAAGTACCAATCGCGCGCGGTTCCAGCGCCCACCGGTCCCCCCTCGGACGCGCGCGCCTGCGGGCTATGCCCCTCGATCCGGCGCGAGATCCTCCGGGTGCCAAGGCCCATTGCCGCTGGACGCCGCGGCTGTGGAATGAAACGCTACGGCCAAATGCCCATTCCGGCAAGGACAGCTGACCATGCCGAAACGCTTCCGCCTCACCCGCCGAGTGCCGCTGGCGATGACCGAGGACGGCTACCGCGGGTTGCGCAGCTTCGCCGCTGCCGCCGGGCTCGACGAGGGCGAGGCGCTGTCGTTCCTCTTTGAAAACTTCGACAGCGTCACCGACAGCGAGGTACTGGCGCATCGGCTGCGGCTGTTCAATTCCGAGCTCGAGGCGCGCAAGCGATGAGGCCCTTGGTGTCGAGGGTCTTGGTGTCATTCCCGCGAAACCTCCGACCCGCCGCTTACTCCCCGCAAGGAACCGGGGGTTTCATACCCCCGGACCCCCGTGGGATATTTGTACCAAGAGGAAGCGGAACGACCGCTTTCGGGTCCACATCACGAGGGACTGCATCCGGTCCGCCCCACCTTCGCAGAAGCTAGAACGCTTGCGAGGGTGGGGCTTCCCCTTGGACGGCCATCGGCTTCCCAGCCTGTACCGCGATCCCAAGCTACCGCGAGGATGGTTAAGACGAAGTTATGCCTAGATGAGACAGCCTGCTTCCTCTTGGCGTAAATATCCCGCGGGGGTGCGGGGGCGCGAAGCCCCCGCTCCGACACGCCCCACCAGACCAACGGAAAGAGACGACGCATGACCATCAAGCTCTACTGTTTCGGAGAATCCGGAAATGCCTATAAGGCGGCGCTGCCACTGGAACTCTCCGGGCTGGACTGGCAGCCGGTAAAGGTGGATTTCTTTTCCGGCGAGACCCGCGGCGGCACGTACCGAAGCGAACTCAACGAGATGGGCGAAGCGCCGGTGATGATCGACGGCGATGTAAAGCTCAGCCAATCGGGGGTGATCCAGACCTATATCACCGAGAAGACCGGGCGCTTCGGCGGCACCACGCCCGAAGAGGCCCGCGAAGTGCTGCGCTGGCAGTTCTGGGACAATCATAAGCTCAGCAGTCAGGCCGGGATGACGCGCTTTTTGATGAACTTCCTGCCGCCGGAAAAGCGCCCGACGGAGGTGATCTCTTTTATGCAGGCACGCCTCAAGGCCGTCTACGACGTGCTGAACACCCATCTTGCGGGCCGCGACTGGATCGTTGGTGCCGGGCCGACCCATGCCGATTTCTGCTGTTGCGGCTATCTGTTCTACCCCGAGCCCTTCGGCTTCACCCGCGCAGACTGGCCCGAGATCGACCGCTGGCTC encodes:
- a CDS encoding MerR family transcriptional regulator, which gives rise to MSETPLSFKDMCARFDVTPRTLRYYEYIELLSPEREGRSRWYGAREIARMTLILRGRKFGFQLEEIRQWLQMYEREGTEAQMRTWVEMADRQLTQLTEQRAQLEEAIDELKALRDLTARQLGE
- a CDS encoding LysE family translocator, giving the protein MSFDLWLTFVAASTALLLIPGPTVLLVLSYALSKGRSVALASAAGVALGDFTAMSLSLAGLGALVLTSAMLFTALKWLGAAYLVWLGIKLLRSAPGAGLRLPHTEITARGVFRHAAAVTALNPKSIAFFIAFVPQFVDPGAALLPQFALLISTFVTLAALNVLAYALAADRLRRMIDRPAVLAWITRSGGAALIAMGVLTATLRRAA
- a CDS encoding sulfite exporter TauE/SafE family protein; translation: MNETLLLVIAALIVGLSKGGLASAAAIAVPMLALFMSPVKAAATLLPVYIVTDWIGVWLYRHNYSKRNLAILTPSIVLGVGIATLITPYTPESVLLLFTGAIGLWYCLRTWFARGSGEKAEPRVAPGVFWGATTGIASFITHSGAPPAQAYLLPQQLPKLQFAGTIAISFAVGNLVKLPAYYAIGQLDGLNWGLIAGLAVAGIIGTIAGRKLTAWLPEALYMRIIQGFLFLLSVILLFRGARELIA
- a CDS encoding MATE family efflux transporter, with translation MTAEATPKAPPLSHSRVLQIAVPILLSNITVPILGAVDTAVVGQIPQPEPIAAVAVGAVVLSSVYWVFGFLRMGTVGLTAQARGENDACEVSALLARSLLIGLAGGVLLIALQALIFRGAFALSPASAEVEAMARSYMQIRIWSAPAAVAIYGLTGWLIAQERTRAVLALQLGMNLVNVVLDVALVLWAHMGVEGVAIATFAAEWTGLALGIWLCRDGFLGAGWRNRARVFDPARLRHMAALNGDILLRSLMLQGIMVSFMFVGARFGDVTLAANQVLMQFLLITTYALDGFAFAAEALVGQAVGARDLARLRRGAQLAAIWCSLVALLLSAVFWVGGPALVSLMTVDPQVRSMALAFLPWMVATPVLQIMAFMFDGIFIGATRAGDMRNMMAVSTLIYAAVLVLSLGPMGNHGLWLAFQVSFLARGLTLALRYPALERSVAAGV
- a CDS encoding S-methyl-5'-thioadenosine phosphorylase, with the translated sequence MTQTMIGVIGGSGVYDLDALEDRAWVTVETPWGAPSDQVLTGTLAGVKMAFLPRHGRGHRLSPSSVPYRANIDALKRLGVTDVISVSACGSFREEMAPGDFVIVDQFIDRTFARDKSFFGSGCVAHVSLAHPTCARLGAHVLAAAIDAGITVHDGGTYLAMEGPQFSTLAESRMYRTQWGADVIGMTNMPEAKLAREAELCYASVAMVTDYDCWHEEHGAVQVSDIVKVLHGNAEKARALVSRLPALLGTERAPCPHGCDRALEHALITAPDARDPAVLAKLDAVAGRLL
- a CDS encoding adenine phosphoribosyltransferase, whose product is MKPPKSIPDYIRTIPDYPHAGILFRDVTPLCADPQGFRLAVDQLALPFTGQKYDKVLGPEARGFLLGGAVAHQLSVGFAALRKAGKLPPPVISQSYALEYGEATVELSEHAITPGDQVLLVDDLIATGGTAEAAVSLVERLGGNVTAAAFIVDLPDLGGRKRLEAMGVTVHTLCAYEGL
- a CDS encoding MerR family transcriptional regulator, which encodes MSDDQLLTIREMCDLFEVTPRTLRFYEQKELLFPIREGQKRLFTRRDRARLKLILRGKRFGFSLEEIRQLLELYDKGDQQRTQIARSHEIGQQRLADMIRQRDDLSMAIEELKEQLAWGERMLGEMEQRKAG
- a CDS encoding PaaI family thioesterase, with the translated sequence MSTKQEPGAEPVRELAQDLTQSEALIQRLPQARALGLRITALGEGRAEIHMPFHAQLVGDPETGVIHGGAVSTLMDTCGGAAVMAHPLVAGATATISLRIDYLRAATPGQGITARAECHHVTRSVAFVRALALDEDEENPVAMATGTFTVPQLREARS
- a CDS encoding glutathione S-transferase family protein — protein: MTIKLYCFGESGNAYKAALPLELSGLDWQPVKVDFFSGETRGGTYRSELNEMGEAPVMIDGDVKLSQSGVIQTYITEKTGRFGGTTPEEAREVLRWQFWDNHKLSSQAGMTRFLMNFLPPEKRPTEVISFMQARLKAVYDVLNTHLAGRDWIVGAGPTHADFCCCGYLFYPEPFGFTRADWPEIDRWLSGIEALPGWKHPYDLMPGSPADRA
- a CDS encoding PaaI family thioesterase, whose amino-acid sequence is MSRSRPEPVQVVKQRRDTALRALAGGVPYVNFLGITFDRRGDELTGVLNYDEKLIGNPDLPALHGGVTSAFLEVTSIITLSWMSLWDDVESGRLDLGDLEEGRLPRLPKTIDFTTDYLRPGLPRDAYARARVTRSGRRYASVHAEAWQDNRDRPIVQAVGHFLMPWDEG